One genomic window of Corynebacterium sp. sy039 includes the following:
- a CDS encoding septum formation family protein: protein MIVSIMVSSQQKKRLITIGVIVILIIATLFTGYFLTVLRHKNSETPDTTLGATATNNEKDGDDSAHSSFTTANAGACLTWNDSESTKTNNAGNSNPGSTPVSDFEQTSCDNEHRFEVSSREDLSTYPTSEFGDNAPLPDITRQAQLREELCLAPTLAYLGGTFDQAGKYSVASILPPAAAWENGDRTLLCGVQATDENGKVILTTGNAATQDQSRVYAPEQCVAITPAQSTRVVDCAQDHQLEITQIVDLKTIFPEGVPSIEDQDSHLRDICTQAAIDYLGGDDPLYYSTLQPFWTAINENSWTGGSHSANCALVFANPEATFGTLTGSAKHDLLINGQPPAPRPERAPVVNPEAAASVHPPEAAEPAVAEEPAE, encoded by the coding sequence ATGATTGTGAGCATTATGGTCAGTTCTCAGCAAAAAAAACGTCTTATCACCATTGGTGTCATTGTGATACTTATCATTGCCACCCTTTTCACCGGGTATTTTCTCACAGTCCTGCGGCATAAAAATAGTGAGACTCCAGATACCACTCTTGGTGCCACTGCAACCAATAATGAAAAAGATGGTGATGACAGCGCACATAGTTCTTTTACTACCGCTAATGCTGGCGCCTGCCTTACCTGGAATGATTCCGAGAGCACCAAAACAAACAATGCTGGTAACAGCAATCCCGGCAGCACACCGGTGAGTGATTTTGAGCAAACAAGCTGCGACAATGAACACCGCTTTGAGGTGTCTTCCCGCGAAGATCTCTCTACTTACCCAACCTCTGAGTTCGGCGATAATGCGCCACTGCCAGATATTACTCGCCAAGCACAATTGCGTGAAGAACTGTGTTTAGCACCCACGCTGGCTTATCTTGGCGGTACCTTCGATCAAGCCGGAAAATACTCTGTTGCCTCAATTTTGCCACCGGCAGCAGCATGGGAAAACGGCGACCGCACCTTGTTATGTGGTGTCCAAGCTACCGACGAAAACGGCAAGGTAATTTTGACCACCGGTAACGCCGCAACCCAAGACCAATCTCGGGTGTACGCTCCTGAGCAATGTGTAGCAATTACCCCAGCCCAATCCACTCGCGTTGTTGATTGCGCCCAGGATCATCAGCTCGAGATCACCCAGATCGTCGATCTGAAAACGATTTTCCCTGAAGGCGTGCCAAGCATTGAAGATCAAGATAGCCACCTGCGCGATATATGCACCCAGGCAGCTATTGACTATCTCGGTGGCGACGATCCACTCTATTACTCCACCTTGCAGCCCTTCTGGACGGCTATCAATGAAAATTCCTGGACTGGTGGCTCACATAGTGCCAATTGTGCCTTGGTATTTGCTAACCCAGAGGCTACTTTTGGCACTTTGACCGGCAGCGCCAAGCATGACTTGCTAATCAATGGGCAGCCACCTGCACCGCGCCCAGAACGTGCACCTGTGGTAAATCCGGAGGCAGCGGCATCAGTTCACCCACCAGAAGCTGCGGAACCAGCTGTAGCAGAAGAACCGGCGGAATAA
- a CDS encoding histidine phosphatase family protein codes for MGRVILIRHGRTFSNAQHILDTRPPGAELTEIGKTQADDAGLQLAQLSDNLGGIFCSVAIRAQQTALRIRTAYAQARAIETESIPLEVMPGLHEIFVGDYEGRNDQDAHMAYGNTARQWMSGVNQVRLPGGESAQDLVERYQPIMEMAAERTGDYVLVVHGGAMRIAGLYASDIDPHHAQKTYMSNCGFIVLEPSGEFGKWHCSHWVTPLHSA; via the coding sequence ATGGGCAGAGTAATTCTTATTCGACACGGACGCACCTTTTCTAACGCACAGCATATCCTCGACACCCGCCCACCGGGTGCAGAACTGACCGAAATAGGAAAAACCCAAGCAGACGACGCTGGTCTACAACTAGCACAGCTCAGCGATAACCTTGGTGGTATTTTCTGCTCAGTGGCAATCCGTGCCCAGCAGACCGCACTGCGTATTCGCACAGCGTATGCCCAGGCTCGGGCGATTGAGACAGAGAGTATTCCCCTCGAAGTTATGCCTGGTTTGCATGAGATTTTCGTCGGAGATTATGAAGGCAGAAATGATCAGGACGCGCATATGGCGTATGGGAATACTGCTCGGCAATGGATGTCCGGGGTGAATCAGGTACGACTTCCTGGTGGCGAGAGTGCACAAGACCTCGTAGAGCGCTATCAGCCCATCATGGAAATGGCAGCAGAACGCACAGGCGATTATGTACTGGTAGTTCACGGTGGTGCCATGCGCATTGCTGGGTTATACGCCAGCGACATCGACCCACACCATGCTCAGAAAACATATATGTCGAACTGTGGTTTTATTGTGCTCGAACCCAGCGGCGAATTTGGAAAATGGCACTGCTCCCACTGGGTAACACCACTTCATAGTGCTTAA
- a CDS encoding DUF5926 family protein has translation MAKKKKKEQLPEGMSRRQAKLAARAAQRAALERDHRPYASFPFETELVAMQEFVPAALAKVQVKGVEREVYLCTVLPGGSAALVRDEQVGGAAFVALQTQKHSHNPNRDLAFALDWVRTAQPAQTLEVGIADGTQPDIAELLVAEQEFKVEVKDDFNWWIPEGSQLQPEYAQAIQAANDSILPSRKVEAEVPGSVWWINPGDKAHIRWVRNEDEDTLLRALARIAARGELKLGAETKFAGVFRVNGLAVPVWDLDPQREPSDYRADVEALNEKIIAEIDNDAQLSADERRQLENIKSRQVTIR, from the coding sequence ATGGCTAAAAAGAAAAAGAAAGAGCAACTGCCTGAAGGCATGAGTCGCAGGCAAGCGAAGTTGGCAGCTCGAGCAGCGCAGCGTGCTGCATTAGAGCGGGATCATCGCCCTTATGCTTCCTTCCCATTTGAGACAGAATTGGTGGCAATGCAGGAGTTTGTGCCTGCGGCACTGGCCAAAGTGCAGGTCAAAGGGGTCGAGCGTGAGGTATATCTCTGTACGGTACTTCCTGGTGGTAGTGCTGCTTTGGTTCGTGATGAGCAGGTAGGGGGTGCTGCGTTTGTGGCGTTACAAACCCAAAAGCACTCGCATAATCCTAATCGTGATTTAGCTTTTGCTTTGGACTGGGTGCGTACTGCTCAACCAGCTCAAACTCTTGAAGTGGGTATTGCCGATGGTACTCAGCCAGATATTGCAGAACTGTTGGTAGCTGAGCAGGAGTTTAAGGTTGAGGTCAAAGATGATTTTAATTGGTGGATTCCTGAGGGCTCTCAGCTGCAACCTGAGTATGCGCAGGCAATCCAGGCTGCCAATGATTCTATTTTGCCTTCTCGCAAAGTTGAGGCTGAAGTACCAGGCTCGGTGTGGTGGATTAACCCAGGCGATAAGGCGCATATTCGTTGGGTGCGCAATGAAGATGAGGATACGCTTTTGCGAGCTTTGGCGCGTATTGCTGCTCGTGGTGAGTTGAAATTGGGTGCAGAGACAAAGTTTGCTGGTGTGTTCCGAGTTAATGGTTTGGCGGTGCCAGTGTGGGATCTTGATCCACAGCGTGAGCCTTCGGATTATCGTGCTGATGTGGAAGCGCTCAATGAGAAAATTATTGCTGAGATAGATAATGATGCGCAGTTGAGTGCTGATGAGCGTCGTCAGCTGGAAAATATCAAATCGCGTCAGGTAACAATCCGCTAA
- a CDS encoding amidase: MPSFQDLHELVDAHRKDVDKLMPQEHGYSFFAPDYAHEYIEHQHWRERHDDSYRSPLRVGRLAGWLIPAKDLSDVAGLPTSFGSVQRTRWADKTDEFIDKYLQQGALVPGKTLTPELGLCAYTEPVGLPAPENPLYPGATPGGSTGGGAAMVARGLVRAAHASDGGGSIRVPAAACGIVGFKPAHDTAGANPVVQGFVCRSVHDCAWLYPQVPAAKTGVGTGARAKVCADNAQVAGKAQVHRPLRIGVLSTPVHAEVEVSEDMLIALDYTARILGQAGHEVYPVARPYGDQPFQAFHDVLSLRCATIRGEASPLVSWLRERGQSLSEQRAAQARQIFLSVDSLLRTAWDCDLLLTPTLAFDPPPVGFFAAQAPPDDFYAQTQWTPWATMFNMSGGAALSMPVPLSGRPPVGIHLGAIHGSTADIFAAAYALDAAAAPHQEVNCVH, from the coding sequence ATGCCTTCTTTTCAGGATCTTCATGAGCTTGTCGACGCCCACCGCAAGGACGTCGATAAGCTCATGCCCCAAGAACATGGCTATAGCTTTTTTGCTCCCGACTATGCTCATGAATATATCGAGCATCAGCATTGGCGTGAGCGCCACGATGATTCTTATCGCTCGCCATTGCGTGTGGGTCGGTTGGCTGGTTGGTTAATTCCAGCTAAGGATCTTTCTGATGTTGCTGGACTACCTACGTCTTTTGGCAGTGTGCAGCGCACTCGCTGGGCAGATAAAACTGATGAGTTCATTGACAAGTATCTTCAGCAGGGCGCGCTGGTGCCGGGGAAAACTCTGACTCCTGAATTAGGGTTATGTGCCTATACCGAACCTGTGGGGCTGCCTGCTCCGGAGAATCCGCTCTATCCTGGTGCGACTCCTGGTGGCTCGACCGGTGGTGGTGCCGCGATGGTAGCACGAGGTTTGGTGCGTGCTGCTCATGCTTCTGATGGGGGTGGTTCTATTCGGGTTCCTGCTGCGGCTTGTGGCATTGTGGGGTTTAAGCCAGCTCATGATACGGCAGGCGCTAATCCGGTTGTCCAGGGTTTTGTGTGCCGTAGTGTGCATGATTGTGCTTGGCTTTATCCTCAGGTGCCCGCTGCTAAGACCGGGGTTGGTACTGGGGCTAGAGCAAAAGTTTGCGCTGACAATGCGCAGGTCGCTGGCAAGGCGCAGGTACACCGTCCGCTGCGCATTGGTGTGCTGAGTACCCCGGTTCATGCCGAGGTGGAGGTGAGCGAGGATATGCTCATTGCGCTCGATTACACAGCACGGATTTTGGGTCAGGCGGGGCATGAGGTTTATCCTGTCGCTCGTCCTTATGGCGATCAGCCTTTTCAGGCTTTTCACGATGTATTATCCCTGCGCTGTGCGACTATCCGTGGCGAGGCTTCGCCTTTGGTGTCGTGGTTACGTGAGCGCGGTCAGAGTTTATCCGAGCAACGCGCTGCTCAGGCGCGCCAGATTTTCCTTTCTGTTGATTCTTTGCTGCGCACGGCATGGGACTGTGATCTTCTCCTCACTCCTACCTTGGCTTTTGATCCGCCTCCTGTGGGATTTTTCGCTGCTCAAGCTCCGCCGGATGATTTTTATGCTCAAACGCAGTGGACTCCGTGGGCAACAATGTTCAATATGTCTGGTGGTGCTGCGTTGAGTATGCCTGTGCCTCTTTCTGGTCGCCCACCTGTCGGTATTCATCTTGGCGCGATACATGGCTCCACTGCTGATATTTTTGCTGCTGCCTATGCCCTTGATGCTGCTGCCGCCCCACACCAGGAGGTCAATTGTGTGCACTAA
- a CDS encoding sodium:alanine symporter family protein translates to MSEIIAKVNEIVWSPALVFLCLGAGIFFTLSTKFLQIRCIPDMLKQLVNGEKSESGISSFQSLMISLAGRVGVGNIGGVATAIAFGGPGAVFWMWTVALLGSATSFMECCLAQIYKEKDPDTGEYRGGPAYFIEKAYRHTSAAPFMLFYAILFAIAMIVSTSYFLPGVQANGLATAVQNAWNVDVKITAVFIALVVAIIIIGGVKRIANFASLVVPFMAVVYIIIALVVLCVNFNEIPHVFSLIFKSAFNAEATFSGMLGVAIMWGVKRGIYSNEAGQGTGPQAAAVAEVSHPAKQGFVQAFAVYVDTLFVCSATAFIIISTDMYKVFRGESEDGAVIYPGSVPAGVDVGPGFVQSGLDSFAPGIGPSFVALAIVFFAFTTILAYYYMAEVNFAYLNRWVKNPQVRRGLIWALRIVVIISVFVGATSSAGDAWALGDIGMGSTAWLNIVAVLFLQVPAHKALKDYLAQKKAGQDPDFDPEALGIKNADFWVERKKEHASA, encoded by the coding sequence ATGTCGGAGATAATCGCTAAGGTCAATGAGATTGTCTGGTCGCCAGCATTAGTATTTCTATGCTTGGGTGCTGGTATCTTCTTCACCTTATCCACAAAGTTTCTGCAAATTCGTTGCATACCCGATATGCTCAAGCAATTAGTCAATGGCGAAAAATCAGAAAGCGGTATTTCCTCTTTCCAATCACTGATGATCTCTCTCGCTGGGCGCGTTGGCGTTGGTAATATCGGCGGAGTTGCCACTGCAATTGCCTTCGGTGGGCCAGGTGCTGTGTTTTGGATGTGGACAGTTGCATTATTGGGATCTGCAACGTCTTTCATGGAGTGCTGCCTAGCGCAGATCTATAAGGAAAAAGATCCGGATACTGGTGAGTATCGTGGTGGTCCAGCGTATTTCATTGAAAAAGCATATCGACATACCTCCGCAGCACCGTTTATGTTGTTTTACGCTATCCTTTTTGCTATTGCCATGATTGTCTCTACCAGCTATTTCTTACCTGGTGTTCAGGCTAATGGGCTTGCTACTGCAGTGCAGAATGCCTGGAATGTGGATGTGAAAATTACCGCTGTGTTCATTGCCCTTGTGGTAGCGATCATTATTATCGGCGGTGTTAAGCGTATTGCGAACTTTGCCTCTCTTGTCGTGCCGTTTATGGCAGTGGTGTATATTATCATTGCTCTTGTTGTGCTGTGTGTGAACTTCAATGAGATTCCGCACGTATTCAGCCTTATTTTTAAGTCGGCATTTAATGCTGAAGCTACTTTCTCTGGAATGTTAGGCGTTGCGATTATGTGGGGTGTCAAGCGCGGCATTTACTCCAATGAAGCAGGTCAGGGTACTGGTCCACAGGCGGCCGCAGTGGCTGAGGTATCGCATCCAGCGAAACAGGGATTCGTGCAAGCCTTTGCGGTGTACGTCGATACGCTCTTTGTGTGTTCTGCGACAGCATTCATCATCATTTCCACTGATATGTATAAGGTGTTCCGCGGTGAGAGTGAAGATGGTGCAGTAATATACCCTGGTAGTGTGCCAGCAGGGGTGGATGTTGGACCAGGTTTTGTGCAATCGGGCTTGGATTCCTTTGCCCCAGGTATTGGACCTAGTTTCGTGGCACTAGCTATTGTGTTCTTTGCCTTTACGACGATTCTCGCCTACTACTACATGGCGGAAGTTAATTTCGCTTATCTCAATAGGTGGGTGAAGAATCCGCAGGTGCGTCGTGGGTTGATTTGGGCACTGCGTATCGTGGTGATTATCTCTGTATTTGTCGGTGCAACCAGCAGCGCAGGTGATGCCTGGGCGCTAGGTGATATCGGTATGGGATCGACTGCATGGCTCAATATCGTTGCGGTGCTGTTCTTACAAGTGCCAGCGCATAAGGCGCTCAAAGATTACTTGGCGCAAAAGAAAGCTGGGCAAGATCCTGACTTCGATCCTGAGGCATTGGGCATTAAAAATGCTGATTTCTGGGTAGAACGCAAGAAAGAACACGCCAGCGCATAG
- the pheA gene encoding prephenate dehydratase, giving the protein MSVIVAYLGPQGTFTEEALWALADKGQFGAHKQDIELLACTSPREAIDAIHAGHAHFACVAIENSVDGAVTPTFDALASANTHHSGVQIYAELDLPIAFSAMKRQEIVADKPTVATHPVAYQQVKGWLADNIGEHEFLAASSNAAAAHMVARGQADIAIAPRRAAEICGLSIIAEEVADVPGARTRFVVVGLPGPVPQPTGIDRTAVIFTVRNEPGSLVRLLTEFSLRGVDLTRIESRPTTQKLGMYRFQVDIAGHIDDLSVAEALRAVYVHCDSIHFLGSWPADTPDAEKKNAQDNKLLASAQQWVRDARAGRRTPMVD; this is encoded by the coding sequence ATGAGTGTCATTGTTGCTTATCTTGGTCCACAAGGAACTTTTACAGAAGAAGCATTGTGGGCGCTGGCAGACAAAGGACAATTTGGTGCACACAAACAAGACATTGAGCTATTGGCCTGCACCAGTCCGCGCGAGGCAATCGACGCAATCCACGCAGGGCACGCGCATTTTGCCTGCGTTGCGATTGAAAACTCAGTAGATGGGGCAGTGACTCCCACATTTGATGCACTCGCTAGCGCCAACACACACCACAGTGGTGTGCAAATCTATGCAGAACTTGATCTTCCCATTGCCTTTAGCGCAATGAAACGTCAGGAAATAGTGGCAGACAAACCAACAGTAGCAACACACCCAGTGGCATATCAGCAGGTCAAGGGGTGGCTGGCGGATAATATAGGTGAGCATGAATTCCTCGCAGCATCATCTAATGCCGCTGCAGCCCATATGGTTGCTCGTGGACAAGCCGATATTGCCATTGCACCGCGTCGAGCAGCTGAAATCTGTGGCCTGAGCATCATTGCGGAGGAGGTTGCAGATGTTCCGGGGGCAAGAACACGATTTGTAGTAGTGGGACTACCTGGTCCAGTACCACAACCTACTGGAATAGATCGCACGGCAGTAATCTTCACAGTGCGTAATGAACCTGGTTCTTTGGTGCGGCTTCTCACCGAGTTTTCCCTGCGTGGAGTGGATCTAACCCGTATTGAGTCACGACCAACCACCCAAAAACTAGGAATGTACCGATTCCAGGTAGATATTGCCGGACACATCGACGACTTATCCGTAGCCGAAGCACTGCGCGCAGTGTACGTCCACTGTGATTCCATCCATTTTCTCGGCTCCTGGCCAGCAGATACCCCAGATGCTGAGAAGAAAAATGCACAAGATAATAAACTCTTAGCTAGTGCTCAGCAATGGGTACGCGATGCGCGCGCGGGACGACGTACACCCATGGTGGATTAA
- a CDS encoding APC family permease, with protein MANTQLHRSLGLFSLIALGVSGVIGSSWIYTNGTFFDTYGAGGMIFGLALGTLLAACVALSYAKLTTLFPRAGGEVVFGYTVLGRGVGFLVGWLLIGAYISSLAFYFTAFGILLGRVFPFMDSLPLYSIAGQQVTAPVLLCGLGITLLFFCFNVFRVSIGAKVQTVFFAILIFIGLCLAFVGFSQGTVDNFLPAFHPDDNPLTHTLRFVVPGMTYMAGFGLVATLAEEAKLSPKTIGRLVVITVLLAGSFYCLVLLASAFILPWEEVATMEQGTITAFATAGHKWLSWGAYLIALLGLLTSFLGLYMATSRIVVAMARVELLPAALARLDHRHNTPKNALLFVMFITIALGWLGKAAVVWFLDTGGIYLGLVWVIVVGAHIRLRSIYPHLAPESRWSLVLPLCGAVGAVLVIALALVPGSGLSLVFPAEYLILGAWALLGAFFYLTNKKHTPSEQALHSLLGDYAHTLTQATEPDPKK; from the coding sequence ATGGCAAACACCCAATTACATCGTTCCCTCGGTCTATTTTCCCTCATTGCGCTGGGTGTTTCTGGAGTCATTGGCTCTAGCTGGATTTACACCAACGGCACATTCTTTGATACCTATGGTGCCGGCGGCATGATTTTCGGACTTGCCCTTGGCACTTTATTAGCAGCCTGTGTCGCCCTTTCCTACGCCAAACTCACCACCCTTTTTCCACGCGCAGGTGGTGAAGTTGTTTTTGGCTACACTGTTCTTGGCAGAGGAGTTGGGTTCCTCGTTGGTTGGTTGCTCATCGGCGCGTATATTTCTTCTCTTGCTTTTTATTTCACTGCTTTTGGCATTTTGCTTGGTCGTGTCTTTCCATTCATGGATAGTCTCCCGCTCTATTCCATTGCTGGTCAGCAAGTCACCGCTCCGGTGCTACTCTGTGGCTTGGGTATCACCCTGTTATTCTTCTGTTTTAATGTGTTCCGCGTGAGCATTGGGGCAAAGGTACAAACCGTATTCTTCGCCATTCTCATTTTCATTGGGCTCTGTCTCGCCTTTGTCGGTTTTTCTCAAGGCACTGTCGATAATTTCCTGCCGGCTTTTCACCCCGACGATAACCCACTCACACATACCTTGCGTTTTGTGGTTCCAGGGATGACCTACATGGCTGGTTTTGGGCTAGTTGCCACCTTAGCTGAGGAAGCAAAACTCAGCCCCAAAACAATCGGGCGTCTCGTGGTTATTACCGTACTCTTAGCCGGTAGTTTTTATTGTTTAGTATTACTCGCCTCAGCTTTTATCCTGCCCTGGGAAGAAGTCGCCACTATGGAGCAGGGAACAATCACTGCATTTGCCACCGCCGGTCATAAATGGTTGTCCTGGGGTGCGTATCTCATTGCCCTGCTAGGCTTGCTTACCTCATTCCTTGGACTCTATATGGCAACCAGTAGGATCGTCGTTGCTATGGCACGCGTAGAGCTATTACCTGCTGCACTAGCTCGTCTCGATCACCGCCATAACACCCCAAAGAACGCCCTGCTCTTCGTTATGTTCATCACCATTGCCCTCGGATGGCTCGGCAAAGCAGCAGTGGTATGGTTTTTGGATACTGGTGGCATTTACCTGGGCTTGGTATGGGTTATCGTCGTCGGTGCGCATATTCGCTTGCGCAGCATATATCCACACTTAGCGCCAGAATCACGGTGGTCCTTGGTATTGCCACTATGCGGAGCGGTAGGTGCTGTTTTGGTCATCGCACTCGCTCTTGTCCCAGGTTCTGGGTTGTCTTTAGTATTTCCAGCGGAATATCTCATTCTTGGGGCATGGGCGCTACTTGGCGCGTTTTTCTACCTCACCAATAAGAAACACACCCCTTCTGAGCAGGCATTACATTCCTTGCTTGGCGACTATGCGCATACGCTCACCCAGGCAACAGAGCCTGATCCTAAAAAATAG
- a CDS encoding glycerophosphodiester phosphodiesterase family protein yields the protein MHIIAHRGFSGRYPEMSPLAYEKALELPIAGVECDIRLSRDGHIVCVHDRDLLRLSGRRTVISSATLQEIKDTHPGVLTLDELIEMVFSYPGKHLYIEPKHPTRAGRLVEHQLASCLRHHKLLTDERIHVISFSHSMVRRMAALAPQIETFYLRRHWEHNLNPTDIFFSRPHGAGMSIARAKLSPELIGAKAKPTYIYTVNDPQDMRYCRDRGVKVMATDFPDIALDVLG from the coding sequence ATGCACATTATTGCTCATCGTGGTTTTAGTGGCCGATACCCAGAAATGAGTCCGCTTGCCTACGAAAAGGCACTAGAATTGCCGATCGCGGGTGTGGAATGTGATATTCGGCTCAGCCGTGATGGGCATATTGTCTGTGTGCATGATAGGGATTTGCTGCGCTTATCGGGGCGGCGGACTGTCATTTCGAGTGCCACACTGCAGGAGATTAAAGATACGCATCCTGGTGTCCTTACCCTCGATGAGCTCATCGAAATGGTGTTTTCTTATCCTGGAAAACACCTGTATATTGAGCCTAAACATCCCACGCGGGCTGGTCGTCTAGTAGAGCACCAGCTCGCGAGTTGTTTGCGCCATCACAAACTATTAACGGATGAGCGCATTCATGTTATCTCCTTTTCGCACAGTATGGTTCGTCGCATGGCAGCATTGGCGCCACAGATAGAAACTTTTTATTTGCGCAGGCATTGGGAGCATAATCTCAATCCCACAGATATATTCTTTTCTCGTCCGCATGGTGCAGGGATGAGTATTGCGCGGGCAAAACTCAGCCCAGAGCTTATCGGGGCAAAAGCAAAGCCAACCTACATTTATACTGTCAATGATCCTCAAGATATGCGCTATTGTCGTGATCGGGGAGTCAAAGTTATGGCTACAGATTTTCCAGATATTGCTCTCGACGTGCTGGGCTAA
- a CDS encoding CPBP family intramembrane glutamic endopeptidase, with the protein MSGLRSALKLIDAALDPTPLSQQSTTLNGAQSTLPWLDLALQLCSAASLIGWGLLALFLLRIHYPPQHRPQHPPQAARPRTTTAQRFRSGLKNIGYGAALAALIGIPGLGLYLFALDHDLTKQVIPSQMLAAHSIMSVLILLLWSFANAFAEEIVVVLWLSTRLSQLHLTPIAIVAICALLRGSYHLYQGFSAGGGNIIMGIIFGIFFYKTKKITPLIIAHFLIDATAFVGYAFLAQFLSFI; encoded by the coding sequence ATGTCAGGGCTACGCTCTGCATTAAAACTTATCGACGCAGCTCTCGACCCTACCCCACTGTCCCAACAGAGCACGACTCTCAATGGTGCGCAATCAACCCTGCCTTGGCTTGATCTCGCATTACAACTATGCAGTGCCGCATCCCTAATCGGCTGGGGGTTGCTCGCGCTTTTTCTACTCCGCATTCATTACCCACCACAGCACCGACCACAGCATCCACCACAAGCTGCGCGCCCACGTACCACAACGGCACAGCGCTTTCGCTCTGGGCTGAAGAATATAGGTTATGGTGCTGCCCTAGCTGCACTTATTGGTATTCCTGGGCTTGGTCTATACCTTTTTGCCCTCGATCATGACTTAACAAAACAAGTTATCCCCAGCCAAATGCTAGCTGCACACAGCATAATGAGCGTGCTCATTTTATTGCTGTGGTCTTTCGCCAATGCCTTTGCTGAAGAAATCGTGGTGGTGCTGTGGCTGAGCACCAGATTGAGCCAACTTCACCTCACTCCCATTGCCATCGTTGCCATCTGCGCTCTCTTACGCGGCAGTTATCATCTTTATCAGGGTTTTTCTGCTGGTGGCGGCAATATCATCATGGGAATAATTTTTGGTATCTTCTTCTACAAAACCAAAAAGATCACGCCTCTCATCATTGCTCATTTTCTTATCGACGCCACTGCCTTTGTTGGATATGCCTTCTTGGCGCAATTTTTGAGCTTTATCTAG
- a CDS encoding LCP family protein, with amino-acid sequence MSSHDEYLLDAQGNPVRDRFGRPVRRRPAANNTGNPTAAPVSPVSQPEPTRVEDFAHPQQSSWQAQGQHPQSPPQNQQRPQQYIPSPQVQQAQALQQSQLGHAPGGRRKAPRVRRRARGCLTAVLWLLIIGLVLSAASIIWFDTKLNRIEAQPAEHIADTAGTNWLLVGSDSRTGLSEEEAARLGTGGDIGSVRTDTIMVLHIPDNAEPTLMSIPRDSYVPIPGYGEDKINAAFTYGGAPLLIQTVEQTTGLRIDHYAEIGMGGLASVVDALGGIEICPNEPIDDPLAGITLDAVCQQADGPTALGYVRTRATALGDIDRVARQREFFAALVKKLTSPATALNPLRVFGTANNVAGSFTVDHDDHIWDLLKVGLAIRGGMRTVTIPYSGFADTESGNVLLWDEQQSQELFDSLRQ; translated from the coding sequence ATGTCTTCTCATGATGAGTATCTACTCGACGCACAAGGTAATCCCGTGCGTGATCGTTTTGGCAGACCAGTGCGCCGTCGTCCGGCAGCAAACAACACAGGTAATCCTACGGCTGCACCTGTGTCACCTGTGTCGCAGCCGGAACCGACTCGGGTAGAAGACTTCGCACATCCGCAGCAATCTTCCTGGCAAGCGCAGGGGCAGCACCCCCAGTCACCGCCGCAGAATCAGCAAAGACCACAGCAATATATTCCCTCACCTCAGGTGCAACAAGCCCAAGCGTTGCAGCAATCTCAGCTTGGTCACGCACCAGGTGGGCGTCGCAAAGCTCCTCGAGTACGACGCCGAGCACGTGGCTGTCTGACTGCTGTTTTGTGGTTACTCATTATTGGGCTAGTGCTTAGCGCGGCAAGTATCATATGGTTTGATACCAAACTCAACCGCATTGAGGCGCAGCCGGCAGAACATATTGCTGATACTGCCGGCACCAATTGGCTGCTTGTGGGCTCAGATTCACGTACTGGTCTGAGCGAAGAAGAAGCCGCGCGTCTTGGCACCGGCGGCGATATTGGCTCAGTGCGTACCGATACCATCATGGTGCTGCATATACCTGATAATGCTGAGCCTACGTTGATGTCCATTCCACGCGATTCTTATGTTCCCATTCCTGGCTATGGCGAGGATAAAATCAACGCTGCCTTTACTTATGGCGGCGCACCCCTGCTTATTCAGACTGTGGAGCAAACTACCGGATTGCGCATTGATCACTATGCAGAAATCGGCATGGGTGGGTTAGCTAGTGTGGTCGACGCACTCGGCGGGATAGAAATCTGCCCCAATGAGCCTATCGACGATCCCCTAGCCGGAATCACCCTTGATGCAGTATGCCAGCAAGCAGATGGGCCTACTGCCTTGGGTTATGTGCGTACCCGCGCTACTGCATTAGGTGATATTGACCGCGTGGCGCGCCAACGCGAATTTTTTGCGGCACTGGTCAAAAAGCTCACTTCCCCTGCTACAGCGCTTAATCCATTGCGGGTATTTGGCACCGCCAATAATGTTGCTGGTTCTTTTACTGTCGATCATGATGATCATATTTGGGATTTGCTCAAAGTTGGCTTAGCAATTCGTGGCGGTATGCGCACAGTCACTATTCCTTACTCTGGTTTTGCCGATACTGAATCAGGCAATGTGCTGTTGTGGGACGAACAGCAATCGCAGGAACTTTTTGATTCACTACGGCAATAA